The Euphorbia lathyris chromosome 3, ddEupLath1.1, whole genome shotgun sequence genome contains a region encoding:
- the LOC136222155 gene encoding uncharacterized protein isoform X1 — translation MEREGKSAKVPTKKTDRKEATRLAREQAESNVQPQTLRATAISRKVGAPFAILNEDEAKRFEDVSRSPCQPFCYFDKEFLIEKDLLVPFMAKLESLGWKDMANARTLVYPSLVEEFYTSLTGTDEDNERWLHFRLAGRPFSKDSKWVKDTLKCQKTNGECKWPPGHTPEQFWKQITGSDNFNLSNLRSSMIRDPILYLLYKFVAYMFCGKAETNKVNERELHALFCSENDIECDIVFIVEESMKAMNKKKRSGLGSGHWVTIFAEKLLPNVSFVGLASLSPKPIGASLLKGLKLGEAGSSSQAPEPQHEENGEEHREEEAAGGSVGGAPQGMYQEADFNQHPGFLQILAHLDTIEAHNAESRQLIQRGYDLAQQSYEMAQRNDEAANRNTLMLQQLLDNQAQDRANAQAFYANFDCFAQSYSNQFGFDWPPPRPPPPQ, via the coding sequence ATGGAAAGGGAAGGAAAGAGTGCCAAGGTTCCGACCAAGAAAACCGACCGAAAGGAAGCGACACGCTTAGCACGAGAGCAAGCCGAATCAAACGTCCAACCACAAACTTTGCGTGCCACTGCCATCTCTAGGAAGGTGGGAGCGCCATTTGCTATCCTCAACGAAGACGAGGCGAAGCGGTTCGAAGACGTTTCACGTTCCCCATGCCAACCTTTTTGCTACTTTGACAAGGAGTTCTTAATTGAAAAAGATTTGTTGGTTCCATTCATGGCGAAACTTGAGAGTCTCGGTTGGAAAGACATGGCCAATGCCCGTACCCTGGTCTACCCATCACTTGTAGAAGAATTTTACACATCCTTAACGGGTACGGATGAAGATAATGAACGGTGGTTACACTTTAGATTGGCGGGGAGACCTTTCTCCAAAGACTCCAAATGGGTGAAGGACACATTAAAATGTCAAAAGACGAATGGGGAATGCAAATGGCCCCCGGGTCATACACCGGAGCAGTTTTGGAAACAAATCACCGGGAGTGACAACTTCAACCTCTCTAATTTGAGGTCTAGTATGATTCGGGATCCAATCCTTTACCTTTTGTACAAATTTGTTGCTTATATGTTTTGTGGCAAGGCCGAGACAAATAAGGTGAACGAGAGGGAACTCCACGCCCTCTTTTGTAGCGAAAACGACATTGAGTGTGATATTGTGTTCATTGTGGAGGAATCAATGAAAGCAATGAATAAAAAGAAGAGGTCGGGACTTGGTTCAGGCCATTGGGTAACTATTTTTGCGGAAAAATTGTTGCCAAATGTTTCTTTTGTAGGTTTGGCATCTCTCAGCCCGAAACCCATTGGTGCATCATTGCTAAAGGGGTTGAAATTGGGAGAAGCGGGTTCATCTAGCCAAGCACCCGAACCACAACACGAGGAAAACGGTGAGGAGCATAGAGAGGAGGAGGCCGCCGGAGGTAGTGTTGGGGGAGCACCCCAAGGCATGTACCAAGAGGCAGATTTCAACCAACATCCGGGCTTCCTCCAAATTTTGGCTCACCTCGACACGATTGAGGCCCACAATGCGGAGTCCCGTCAATTGATACAAAGGGGCTATGACTTGGCACAACAAAGCTACGAGATGGCCCAACGGAACGACGAGGCGGCAAATCGAAATACACTCATGCTCCAACAACTACTCGATAATCAAGCACAAGATCGTGCTAATGCCCAAGCATTTTACGCTAACTTTGATTGCTTTGCTCAAAGCTATAGCAATCAATTCGGGTTTGATTGGCCGCCACCGCGGCCACCACCACCACAGTGA